In Arvicola amphibius chromosome 13, mArvAmp1.2, whole genome shotgun sequence, a genomic segment contains:
- the Mrpl57 gene encoding ribosomal protein 63, mitochondrial, which produces MFLTAALLRGRIPGRQWIGKHRRPRNVSSQMKANMLRRLEVEAENHYWLSMPYMTAEQEYGHAAQRRAQAFEAIKAAATSRFPAHRYVADQLGHLNVTKKWS; this is translated from the coding sequence ATGTTCCTCACCGCCGCCCTCCTCCGCGGCCGCATTCCGGGACGGCAGTGGATCGGGAAGCACCGGCGGCCACGGAACGTGTCTTCCCAGATGAAGGCGAACATGCTGCGTCGCCTGGAGGTGGAGGCCGAGAACCACTACTGGCTAAGCATGCCCTACATGACGGCGGAGCAGGAGTACGGTCACGCCGCGCAGCGCCGGGCGCAGGCGTTCGAAGCCATCAAGGCGGCCGCCACTTCCAGATTCCCCGCGCACAGATACGTCGCCGACCAGCTAGGCCATCTCAACGTCACCAAGAAATGGTCCTGA
- the Ska3 gene encoding spindle and kinetochore-associated protein 3, which produces MNPIQSFHSKLRGLAAVLDGETAQLTRALDGEDSDFEDSPMRVLYDLLSEVQTLKDDVTTHLNKARLESQDSTRFIKATKVLMKKNSTDIMKLREFFQKYGYQTRDKEDSVCELTVSDPTWELGVCEDVQKPGVEGEQSEPCAPSSSVAEKPLLCSPQLSDFGLERYMVSQVPPNPPQTTESLEEECMSETPPAKDSYITVLKTPRCALKMDDFECVTPKLETFGISEHTVCLNEDYTMGLKNRKNIKSSSLSTASGEAMGTGPVTTESSFAIPRSISQHLGKTDAEYTDSPLPPKFCTPGLKIPSTVGNRASVYKNYPLSKLNSLSSDLEVEDCAPFILNSDECYENFEDPPSPTITSCENIRTPTPPEVTAIPEDILQMLKHNSNLATPLKVKAKPPRKGFLTYEGQSVWGAANKENW; this is translated from the exons ATGAACCCTATCCAGAGTTTCCACTCTAAGCTGCGGGGTCTGGCCGCCGTGCTGGACGGCGAGACGGCCCAGCTGACGCGGGCGCTGGACGGCGAGGACAGCG ACTTTGAGGATTCTCCAATGAGAGTTTTATATGACCTTCTCTCAGAAGTTCAGACTCTAAAG GATGATGTTACCACTCATCTCAATAAAGCAAGATTGGAAAGTCAAGATAGCACAAGATTCATAAAGGCAACAAAAGTACtgatgaaaaaaaattcaacagaCATCATGAAACTAAGAGAGTTTTTCCAGAAGTATGGCTACCAGACACGTGACAAGGAAGATTCAG TGTGTGAGCTCACGGTCAGTGACCCGACCTGGGAGCTGGGTGTGTGTGAAGACGTTCAGAAACCTGGAGTGGAGGGTGAGCAGTCAGAACCGTGTGCTCCCAGCAGTTCTGTTGCTGAAAAGCCCCTACTGTGCAGCCCACAGCTTTCAGATTTTGGACTTGAGCGGTACATGGTCTCCCAAGTCCCACCAAATCCTCCGCAGACTACTGAGAGCCTTGAAGAAGAATGCATGTCTGAAACCCCTCCTGCCAAAGACTCTTACATCACAGTGCTAAAGACTCCCAGGTGTGCTCTAAAGATGGATGATTTTGAGTGTGTAACTCCTAAATTAGAAACCTTTGGTATATCCGAACACACTGTGTGTTTAAATGAAGATTATACAATGGGACTTAAAAATAGGAAGAACATTAAAAG TTCCTCTCTGAGCACGGCCAGTGGAGAGGCCATGGGGACAGGGCCTGTGACCACTGAGAGTTCTTTTGCCATTCCTCGTTCTATAAGCCAGCACCTGGGAAAGACTG ATGCTGAATATACAGATTCACCGTTGCCACCTAAATTCTGTACTCCTGGTTTGAAAATTCCTTCTACAGTGGGCAATAGAGCTTCG gtatataaaaattatccattatcaAAACTAAATAGTTTATCAAGTGATCTGGAAGTTGAAGATTGTGCTCCGTTCATTTTAAATTCAGATGAATGCTATGAGAATTTTGAAGATCCCCCTTCTCCTACAATTACTTCTTGTGAAAATATCAGAACACCTACTCCTCCGGAAGTCACTGCAATCCCAGAGGACATTCTCCAG